The Gambusia affinis linkage group LG09, SWU_Gaff_1.0, whole genome shotgun sequence DNA window TTTATCTTCTAAAATgcgaatgaatgaatgagtttaaagtttttcGTAACATTGTTGCAAATCTCACTTGTTGAGTTATTGTTATTCCTTTCCACAAAGAGACCCGGGAGCTTTTGGTTTGGATTTAGATTGAATGTCCTTTGCGGATGCGAGTGGAAAAGTAAAAGAACAACCTGGTTTcatgtattgttttttctttgccacTTGGTGTCAGTGTGGCCTTGACCATTCTTGTGCgccttgtttttaaaaagcctctTCCTCGTTTGTGTCGATGTATTAAACAGAAGTGGTGTGCGGACGAAATGTTCATCGCAGGAgggtttctgtttaaaaactgaagataGCAAGTCCTTTTCACGCAGAAATCTTTAAAACGACATTTAGAATGCTTTTGTAACAAGAAAGCCTCAATGGACATCGGATATCTGTGTTCATTCCTAAAGAAATATGTCACATATTCGTGTCGCAATgagagaaggaaaacaaaggcGCCGGCTGAGCTGTTGGTGGTGTGCTGGGATTTTTCTGCTGTGCTCTGTGGATGTGATCTTGGGTCAACTGAAGTACTCCGTTTCTGAGCATGTCAGTGTCGGATCCACGGTTGGGAATGTTGGGAAGGATTTGGGATTGGACCTCGGCACTTTGGCGAGCAGACGATTTCGCATTGTTTCTAACTCAAATCGCTCCCTGTTTGAATTAAATCAGAATAATGGAGTGTTGCACGTTGCGCAAAATCTGGATCGGGAAGAGCTCTGTGACGGAACAAAGGTTTGTTTGATAAACCTTAAAATTGTTGTCGAAAGCCCACTGGAAATACATTACGTTAGTGTAGAAATAATTGATATCAATGACCATTCACCGTCTTTTCCTGAACCCGAGCAGCGACTGGAGATAGCAGAGAACACTCCTCCAGGCACTCATTTCCAGATTCATGCAGCTAGAGATCCTGATTTTGGCTTACAATCAGTTCGACTGTATAGATTGGGTCAAAACGATTACTTCGATATTCAAGTTAAAGAAAGCGAGGAAGACAAAATACCATTTTTAGTGCTTAAAAAGCCTTTAGACCGAGAAGGCAAATCAGAGCATCATTTAGTATTAACGGCTCTGGACGGGGGCACACCATCACGATCTGGAAAACTTAATTTAACTATAACTGTATTAGATGCAAATGATAATCGTCCTGTGTTCAGTAACGATATTtacactgtctctttaaatgaaAACGCTCCACTAGGAACAATCGTAATCAAAGTAAATGCAACAGATTCAGACGAAGGCCTGAATGGTGAAATTGAGTACACctttggaaaaacacaaaagaaaaaggtgtATGATATATTTGAGTTACATAGTATCACTGGTGAAATTCGAGTAAAAGGAAAAGTTGACTTTGAGGAAACAGAGATATACAGATTAGATTTGCAAGCTTCAGATAAAGGCCAACCGCCCTGGACAGGCGAAAGTCGAGTtgtgataaaattaaaagactTTAACGATAATAAACCTGAAATTGAAATAACATCATTGTCCAGCGAAATACCAGAGGATTCAAAACCTGGCACTGTTGTGTCGCTTATCAGTGTCCGAGACAGAGATTCGGGCATGAAtggaaaagttatttgtaaaatatcGGATAATGTGCCATTTGATTTGACACCATCTGTTGAAGAGAACATGTACTCTCTAGTTACAAAGGGGCGTTTAGATCGTGAGGCTGAATCTTATTATGACATCACCATAACCGCTACTGACTGTGGGGAACCCAGACTTTCAGCAGCAAAGACTTTGCAAATTCATGTGTCAGATATTAATGACAACAGgccagtcttcagtcagaatcCACTTGAAATCTATCTAGTAGAAAACAATGCACCAGGTGTGTCGGTCATTTCTATAACTGCATCAGATAAAGATGTGAACGAAAATGCAGCAATAACATACAACATTAGGAAAAGCGATGGGATTCGTGGTGATGtggttcatttttttaacatccaTTCCGAAAACGGACAAATATCTGCATTGAAAAGTTTCGATTTTGAAAGTAGAAAAACTTTCCAGTTCCAAGTTGTCGCCACTGATTCTGGGACTCCGTCACTCAGCAGCAACGTCACAGTGAACGTGTTTATTCTGGATCAGAACGACAACGCTCCAGTCATCCTGTATCCACTCAGCTCCAATGGTTCTGCTGAAGGTGTGGAGGAGATTCCCCGTAATGTGAACGCAGGACACTTGGTGACTAAAGTCAGAGCCTATGACGCTGACATAGGATATAATGGCTGGTTACTGTTTTCACTACAGGAAGTTACTGACCACAGTCTGTTTGGTTTGGACCGCTACACTGGACAGATCAGAACACTTCGCTCATTCACAGAGACAGACGAGGCTGAACATAAACTGGTCATACTGGTTAAGGATAATGGCAACGTTTCACTCTCAGCAACAGCTACTGTGATTGTTAAACTGGTGGAACCAAAAGAGGCTTTTGCAGCTTCTGATGTTAAAAGTGCAGCAACGGAGAATGAGGATGATCATGTGACTTTTTACCTGATGATCACTTTGGGTGCAGTTTCAGTTCTATTTATCATCAGTATCATCGTGCTGATTGCAATGCAGTGCTCCAAATCTACAGACTATACTTCTAAATATCTGCAAGAGACTAATTATGATGGGACACTTTGTCACAGCATCCAGTACAGATCTGGAGACAAACGCTACATGTTAGTCGGACCCCGGATGAGTATTGGATCTACTATAGTACCTGGAAGTCATGCAAACACACTAGTACTGCCTGACAGGAGGAGAACATCTGAAGAGGTAaggcaattattttattttaaccttttttattttattttttaatttttaacggatgtttgctttttgtcatcGTTGTAGCCAAGGTTTTCATATTTCCCTCCCGCACCAAATTCTTTTAGCTTGTACATTTGAAAGACCGTAGGATTTTCGAGAAATTGTTAgaattttttctattatttttttctattacttttAATGAAcatcttttcctcctctcttaGAACTAATGTACAATAACCCatgttttggtctttttgaATGGgttgaatggaaaacaaatttttgttgCGCTTTGTAGTGATTAACGAGTCTATTATCTTATTTTAGCGCgtgaccaaaaatatttatatcacATCTCTTTATAACTTTGCTGATAGTTATAAACGTTAGcatagattattattattgttattattattggcaGTATTATTCTCATGTATTCAGAATGATTGCCTATCATTCTGAGTATATGAAAAGTATCACAaagttttgctcattttttacTCATTAACTGTATAGTTTTATGAGATTATGTagttgactttaaaaaaaaaaacattccgtGCCAACGATTAGGACACGTAACCTAATAAAtgtgcaataaacaataaaaacgtCTGAAACATATGGGCATAGACATACAATTGAATTAAATGAATGTCTGTAAACgataaaaaaacatgcttaGTGAAAACGATTAAATAAAGTTATATGTCACAAGCTTTCGTGATAAAGTGTCTTGTTATCGGTCCACAAGGTGTCAGTATCATATCAGCATAAATTGTGGTGTTATAGTGTTAGCCCTGCCCATCGCATAAAGGCTCTCTTTCAAGTGGACGCTTTctttaaatacatatatttgcCATCTTAACCACTGCGTGGATCGGTCAGAATGGAGTCTATGCCAGCGTGATACTTGAACACCAAGGCATTTTTTCGTGTGTAATGAACTGTGAttggatatttttcttttttaatcgtGAAAGGTACGATGGGAGCAGGAGGACAAAGCCGGGGAATATGGTCTTGGTGGGTGGCTCTCGGTTTTTCTGTAATCCTCGGCTGCATGCAGCTAATTTCAGCACAGATAAAATACTCAATTCCAGAGCAAGCGAATGTGGGATCTGTTGTCGGGAATATTGCAAAGGATCTTGGTGTGGACATCTCTACGTTGGAGGAGAGACAGTTCCGTATTGTTTCAGGAGCCGATGATGTTCAGTTTAAAGTAAATCCAAACAATGGCGCTCTGTATGTGCATGAAACAATCGACAGAGAGAGACTCTGTGAGAGCATTTCCCCATGTATGATTAACCTGAAGATAGTAGCAGAAAATCCGATGGaaatacactatgttggagttGAAATCACTGACGTAAATGACAATTCACCGATCTttcaggagaaagaaaaaatattcgAAATTTATGAGTCAACTCCGCCAGGAAAACGTTTCCAGTTACCCACTGCTCAGGATCCTGATGTTGCGCTAAATACGGTGCGTGTTTACAAACTGACCCAAAACGAACATTTCAGTCTACAAATcagagaaagaggagaggaTAAAATCCCATTTTTGGTTTTGCAAAAGTCTCTTGACCGAGAGAAAAACAACGAGCACAAACTGATTCTGACAGCGTTAGATGGTGGAAATCCTCCAAAATCCGGAAGCCTAAATGTTACAATAACTGTCCTCGATTCAAATGATAACCATCCAACATTCAGTCAAGAAGTTTACTCGGTgacaatttcagaaaatgtaaaagttggTATGGGTGTCATTGCAGTTAATGCGACTGATCTGGATGAAGGTGTAAACGGAGAAATTGAATATATATTTGGTGGTGAACTTGACCCCAAAATATATGAAACCTTTAGTTTAGATAAAGTCACAGGTGAAATTAGCGTAAAAGGAGCAATTGACTTTGAAGAAGTTGATGTGTTTAAGTTAGATGTTCAGGCATCAGACAAAGGACATCCTCCAATGAGCAGTGACTGTCGGGTGATCATCAAACTCCTTgatgaaaatgaca harbors:
- the LOC122836623 gene encoding protocadherin beta-6-like — translated: MVLLKEVTDHSLFGLDRYTGQIRTLRSFTETDEAEHKLVILVKDNGNVSLSATATVIVKLVEPKEAFAASDVKSAATENEDDHVTFYLMITLGAVSVLFIISIIVLIAMQCSKSTDYTSKYLQETNYDGTLCHSIQYRSGDKRYMLVGPRMSIGSTIVPGSHANTLVLPDRRRTSEEQQRHSERVHSGSERQRSSHPVSTQLQWFC